The region CCAACAACCACTGTTCACGCTGCACTAACACCAGAACCCCCTTTTCGTCATGACCTCATGCCCGTGGCCGCGCCGACGCGCGCCCATTGATCGCATGCGGGACTGGTGGACCCCGCCCATGCGCCAATCGCCATCGACCACCGATGCAGTGGACGACCAACAGCAGCTCTGGAGCACATTGATGCAGGGGGGCTTCTGGCTCTCCTGAGACAGAAACACGATCGCCAATCAGCTCGCCAATGATTGATCAGAAGCAGTTAACGATGAATCAATCCACGGCTTCGCCAATGTTCCTAACAGCTTTTCCACAATCCGACATCCTCAGGATGTCGATGCCAAGACGGGTCTGCCACTGGCGGGGGAAAACCGGTTTTCCTCTTGACGAGGCCGGAGAGCAGCCTGTAGTCCAGCGCACATCGCGCTCCAGAACGACTGCAAAAACTGATCTCACCCCGAACAAGGTCAACTTGATCGGTCCATCGGAACGGTTTTGACGAACCGACTCCTGACGTGCGGAGATGGATTGCAGGAAGCGCAGAGAGCAATTTGCTGACCACTCCGGATTCCATGCCGCCACACGTCAGTGTGGAAAACCAGTTGCCGCAGGATCTTTGTGAAGCCATGGGCCGATTCATCGAGAGCCATCCGCAATGGGACCAGTACCGACTGGTCCAGGTGGCCATCGCTGGCTTCCTGTTTCAGCAGGGCAGCCAGGAGCGGATGGTGGCGCAGCACTATCTAAAAGGACTGTTCCACCACAGGCCAGACCCATGCCAGATGGCGCTCGAGCGCTGAGCTGTGATTGCTGTGCATCACCCGGAGAGCTGCACTACAGGGTCCGAACCGATGCGCTGACGGAGTGGATCTTCGTTTGTCCCTCCTGCTGGCCCGCGCTGAAAGCGCAACCCGGGTACCGCTACGGAGGGACCCGAAAGGCGGATCGGCGACGCCGTCGGCGCTGAACTCAGGGCAGCGGTAGGCAGTCGTAGGCGACGATCGAGCCGCGGCGCTGCAGGAATTCCGGTTGCAGGGGGTCCTCGACCCGCCACCACCAACGACCGTCGGTGTAGCTGGGAGCACCGGCATTGTTCGTACGCGGTAGCTGCAAGGTCATGTCACGCCAGTGGATCAGAACTCCATCTCCGGGGAGCGTCCCGGCCGAGGTGTTCGGAATTCCTCCGGGCAGACCGGTCGGATCCACCGCACCAGCCACGGTCTCCACCCTCAGCGGATCACCGTCACAGCTCCAGTCTGCAGCGGCCGGAGCCGGCAACAAGCAGATCAGCATCGACAGGATCAACGACAGGAGGGCACCCACGACAGAATTGTCCGATGACTCTCACCCTCGTCTACGACGGCGGCTGCCCCTTCTGCCGTTCCTTTGCCCTGCGCAGTGAGTTGGTGGGCGGTATCAAGGAGCTAGAAATCCGTGATGGTCGGGCCGACAACGAGCTGCGCTGCCGCCTTCAGCAACAGGGTTACCGCCTAGCTGACGGGGCGATGCTGTTGGAAGGCGACACGATTTGGCACGGAAGCGCGGCCATTGCAGAACTGTGCCGACGCATGCAACCGAGTGATCCACTGCTGCTGATGATGCGCCAACTGTTTCGCGACGATGGACGTGCCGCGGGGGTTTACCCCTCCCTGTTGCTGGCACGACGACTCGCCCTGACCATTCAAGGCAAGCCAGTCGACCCAGACGTTCAACCGATCTGAGCGAGGACCGGTGTGGCATCACGACCCCATGCAGGTCTACGGTGAATGCATCGCCTTCAGGTTTCCTTAAGTATCGACCCCGATTCCTCTGTCCCCGATGCCCTGAGCCGCCACCAGCTCAGCGCCCTGCTCAAAGCAGCGATGGAGGGCACGCAAGCGCGAATGGCCAGCGTTGATGAGGACGAATTGCTGCGGGCAGCTCTAAGTGCCTGGGCAGATCAAACCAACGAACTGCTCCAGTGGATCGAAAGCCAGGGTGATGCCGTCAGCGATACCAGAACACCAAAACAGGTCATGGCCCTGGGCAGCTTCCGAACTCACTTGGTGATGGGACTGAAGGCACTGCGATATGCGGAGAGCTGATCGCGTTCAGCGTCAGAGGGTCGGTTCAAGTTCCAAAGCGATGCTTAAATCAACTTGTTCGGCGAAATCCTCTAGCTCGGCATTCATTTCAATCAACAACACGGCTAAAGCCGAAGCAAACTCAGTGCAGAAGTCGTCCGCCACAGCGTCTCAGAACGGGACCCACCATTTCTAGAGACAGGATTGGCACTGCTGTGGCTGTCCTCAACTGATGTTCACAAACGCTGAATTCAGGCCACCAAACGTACGCTGAACTGATCGATATCAAGATTCAACTGACGCATCCGATCTCGAATTCCCAAGCAATCTCTGCAGGAGCAATGATCTTGACCAACCTCCACATGATGAAGGAGAAGGGGGAGAATTTGATCTTCGTCTTCGTAGAAGAAAGAGATGATATCTCAGGCAGAGAATAAAGTTACAAAGATCCTTACTGGAACCAGCTTCGACGACAACAACAAATCATTCAGAATGGTGTTATCAACACACAAGAATCGTCAGGATTCAACAACAATAGGTTCATTCACAAATAATCCTGCGGAGTGTGCATCCACGAGCAGCGTGCTCAGGCAATCCATACCGAAACAGGCTTCGCCGGATAGCAACGTGGTCCATTCCTCCTCCGGGAAGTGGGTTTGCAGCCATAACGCACCATGGACACTGGCAACGATCAGACGGGCCAAACCGGGTCGATCAGCGTGTTGAACGAGGAGATCCAAAGCCGTCTACTAACTCAATTGAGTCCATTACGCCGAACAATGGACCAACCAATTGTTCGTTCTGATACAAAAACGGCAAGAGGCCTCATCGTGGACGAAGTTTTAATTGGTTAAGTTAATGTTGTTACGTATTGAACACCGTGTCGGACGACCTGACAGCCATCATGATTTCCTCCGTGTTGGTGGGAGCCGGGGTTGTCGTGGCGCGGTTCTTCCGAGAGGCGTCTCTGCTGGCAGCCTTTTTTCTCGTGGGCTTCATCGGCTTGGAGCTGACGCTTGTGCTGATCAGCTGAGCTCCTGATCCCGTTGCCAACGCATGCCCAGCCTGAACCGTTGATAACGGACCATCGCTTGCTCCAGGCTGAGGTGAGGATAAAGCGCCGATGCTTCCTCAAGGGTTGCGGGCTCCCGCAACCAATCCTGATCCGGTGGTGTGGCCGCCGCTGCTGAATCGCGCCGCCAGCGTCGAGAACCTGGCAGATGCCGGCGCCATCGATCGAGAAGCTCGAGGGGATGAATCACGGTGTTTTTACAGAAAAACTCGTTTTGAAGGACTGTCGCCTCGCTCAAGGGCGAGCTAGCACCGATTCAGCACGAGAGGAATGATGGCTCGCTTCGGACTGAAAATGATCACGGATCACCTGCCACGCATCGGTCGGCGGCGCTCCGTGGTGCCAGCTGTTCCAACGCAAGAATCGCAGAACGCTCCGAAAATGGATTACTGGGCAATGGATTGCGCCGCCAATCCCTGGCGAAAGGGATGCCGCACCTACGACAGCTGAGCGGTCGGATCAACAAGCGGCGACCGGTTCGAGCATGGACCGGGTTCTCAGCGAGAAGCCCATCTGGAGCAGCCGTGCATTGGAGACACGTGCGTTGAACACCCTGGCCCCTGGACGATCGTGGTTGTCCCAGATCACAGGGGGGAGCCCTTCTTCATCGCAGAGTGCATTGGAGAGCTCGCGACGGCTGAGTTGAAGGTCATCCACGAGGTTGTAGATGCCCTGAAGTCTGCGCTGCAGGGCAAACTCAACCCCGCGAACGATGTCCTCCAGGTGCACCCAGGCATTGATGTGGTTGCCGTTCTTGGCCACCTGCTGCCCCGAGGCACTGCGAATGAACGATGGGATGTCTTTTCCGGGCCCGTAGATCCCCCCCAACCTCAGCACACAGGTCTGAATCGATGGAGTGTTGAGCCCAAGGACAGCATTTTCCGCCTGCACCAGTAGTTCGTTGGTGCTGTTGCTGAGATCCGGGGATGACAACTCCGTGGTGACGGCACCGCACTGATCGCCATAGACCCCAGCGCTGCTCAGGTAACTGACGTGAAGCGGACGTTGGCGAGGGCGCTCTCGGAGAGCTTTGACAATGGCAGGAACCGCTTCGCCGTAAACCGCCCTGTACTGATCTTCCTCGTAGCTGGCCGTGGTCGGAGCCATGGCAATCAACACACCATCAAGGTCGTCGAAAACACTGAAGTCGGCGGCGGAATCACCAGCTCGAAGAATGCGGGGATGGTCGACCAGATCGCACAACTCAGCCAGACGAGCCGGGCCCGTGGTGGTGCCCGTCAGCTCGTAGCCCTGTGCGCGGAGGTGAAGGGCAACAGCAGAACCGACGTAACCACAACCCACCACTCCGAACCGACCTGACATGACTTTTTTACCTGTGTTTACATAACGTAACGATTCATGGGGCAGTGTGTTGTAAGAACCGCTGCAGCCTCTGTTGTTGGCTCAAAACAGCAGTTGCAGCAATCCGATTGTGACCAGGGCCAGTGCAACGGCAACAGCCAGCCCCCCCAGCAGCAGAACAACACCCGCCACAAAACCGATCCGCGCTGCCGTTTGGGGAAACAGTAGATAAAAGCTGAGGCCGAATGCCACGGGCCACAGCGGTGGCAACAGAACGCAAACGGCTGTGAGCAGGGTTAATCGATGGCGACGGCTGCGATCCTGTTCCTGGGACAGCTGAATCCGCTGGTTCTGACGATCGAGTTCCGCCTGTTCCTCGTCGCTCAGCCAGCGACCCCGTTGACGGGCGGCCTCAAGATCCTGGGCCGGATTGTTCGGGATGGATCCCTTAGTCATGGCGTCAGCGTAGGAAGCCGTGACAGCGCCTACGGCCCACTGAGTTGCTGGAATAGGGAACGACGGTCCTGCTCCAACTCAATCTGAATGGTGCGCGCCACCGCCTGAGGATCACTAAGAACCGCGTCATGGGTGAACCGCAGCGTGCGCAGATGGCGACTGAGGAGACGATCACGGTTGTAATCCTTGTCGCGGCGTTTGGTTTTGTTGTGGCGAGCTCCGTCAATTTCCACATTGAGCAGCCCATGGGGGGAGATCACCAGCAGATCCAGGGTGCGACGGGTGCCTGTTGCACCCTCAGGAATGCAGATGTGCACCTCAAAACTGAACAGAAGTCCGGCAGCTTCGAGGGCCTCACACAGCCGCACATGACCCTCTGACTGAAGATCAACCCCCTTGAACCTCTGCTCCCACTCAGCCATGCCTGCAGTTCAGCGGTTCACCAGCCGTGCATGCAATGCACACACCTTGACCGCCTTGGCAGGTGGCGCCTGACAGAGAGCGCCCAGCTCCTGGTTCAGCTGCTGAAACAAGCCAACGTCCGCCCCGGGCAGAGACGAAAGCGCAGACAAGAAGCCGACCATCGCCACCATCACCACAGCATCACCCTCCGATCCAATCTTGAGACAAGATTAAGACCCTGAAGCTGGAGGGTTGCCCTGAGGCTGATCCACCTCATCCAGTTGCACCACTCCCTTGAGCGTGCCGAGGTGCAGCATCAATCCGGCACGCCAGGCCGCATCGGCATCAGCCGCTTCGACGCGCTCGGTGTTGAGCACGCCATTGCAATCAAGGATTAGATCAAACAGAGGCGGCATGCCGGGGAGATGCAGTGTCCCCATTCAGGCGAAACCATGATGACGACACATACCCCAACTGAGGGATTTTGAATTCAACCGAAGGTCTCAGGCCTGGGATGCGAGAACGGAAAGCGCTGCTAACACCGCGACAGAGACGACGATGAACGACAGACCCATCGCAATCTCATTGCTGCGCTTGATGTCTTGATAGCTGCGCATGACCCGATTGCGTGGATCGCCAAGCTAAGGGCGTAGTCACAAACCAAGCGAATGGGTCAATAGATCTTGATGTCGACGAGACGTTTCTTTATGTCCATGAGAACAAGGACCTGACTCGAGCTCAATCCATTCCAGGACCAACGCATGCAGGCAAGCGAGAGCACTCCTCTGCTCCTGAGAGCCGGCGGGTGTGTACTTGAAATCCATGAACGCCCGGTCAGCCAGCGGTCGTTGCTGGAGGCAGCGATCCTGAATAGACATCAACTTTGGGGCTGCCCCGAACCTGAGAGGCGCGAGATCCAAAGCACCATGCTGGCGGCGGAAAAGGCGCCAAAAATGGTTAGAAGCAGCTGCGTAGACATCTCGCTGAGGCGCGCTTTCAGCGCAACCGTGAACTTCTTCACAAAACTACACGCGCTGATCCTGCTGTGTGGGCACGTCCATCAGTCGAGCGCGAACAGCCGTGCGCGAGCAGCAGCACCAATCACCGATGTGTCATGTTGAAGTGGTGAAGCAGGTCTGTTCAGGCCTGTGAGCTGAGCAACCCTGATAACGCAGGCGAGCGAGAACCCGATAACCCTGTTTTGAACCCAATGAAGAAACACACCGCACGGCGTGCCGCAAACTTGACTGCGCGCAAGAGCGCAACCCCGAAGCACCCTCCTTCCAACCAGCTCAAAACCTCTCCCCAACTCATCAGCTGGGAAGAGGTCATCGGCAAGCGCTGAACCGAGCTGAAATCAGCGGCGGGGTTCGGCCTGACGAACTGTGATCCCGCGTCCCATCCACTCGACGTCCTGCAGGTCGTCGATGGCGGACTTTTCATCCGCAGCATTGGCAAGGTCGACAAAGGCAAAGCCACGCTTTCGGCCGGTCTCCCGATCCAAAGGCAGCGAACACTTGCTGACCTCGCCGTACTGGCTGAACAGATGAACGAGGTCTTCTCTCTCAGCGTCCCAGGAGAGATTGCCAATGAAAATCGTCAAAAAAAAGGCCAAAACCGTACTAACTCACCATCGCATACAGCCGTACCTTGAATGCCACTCATCCAGCAGGCTCAGTAGGCGGTGGCAGTGACAGAACGAATGTCAGCAGAGCTGAAGCAAGACGTGCGTCGCCCTCAAGTACTAAGAGACGGTGCACGTCCATCGCTTGACCAAGGTCCGGCGTCGCCGATCCGTTGATCAGACCACGCGCTTTGCTGCGGGCGATCACGTGCTGGAGCGACATGGTCATGACTCCAAGCTGGCTTATCTGAAACCAAAGCCCTTCAGGTCTTCCACATTGCAGCGGTATTGGGCCAAAACCAGGCATGGGCACGCCATTTCCAACATCGGTGGGCGCTGCCCCAGAGGCAATGCGCCTTAACACCGATTGCCGGATGTGCTCCACGCGACCAACACTGTGGTCATCGAGATCGGAGGTGCCCATGACGGCCGACACTCCACCTGAGCAACACCCAGAAGCTGCCTGACTGACTCGGCTCCTGCTCCAACAGTTTCCACACATCCGTAAGGCTCGTCCTTTGGCAGGCATTCCTTGAGCGCCACGTCAATCGACACTCCATTGCACCGTCCTCAGGTGCCCAGGAGTCCACAAGCCTTCACAACTGGACCCCATGGCCCCAGGCGCCATCCAGCCAGACGCTTCGACCGTTTCTTCAGTCCCTTTGCTTGAGGTTCCAACTCACTGAAGCATTACTGATCAGGTCGATTGCTATGCACAAACGAGCGAGATAGGCCGTCCTTCCCATCCGGGAGGGGCGGCCTTCCCCTTGTTGGGTGCATGGATCAAATCAATAGAAGGCCTGTTGTTTGGCGCTTTTCGATCCTTGGACTGTTCACCCTGGATGTAGTTGCAGCGAAGCCATGGGTGGATTGAGTGGCACCAAATCGGACGACTTCATCAACGCCGCCAAAGCACGTGCTGAGGCCGCCATTCAAGACAACCAGCCAAAGCTGACCAAACTGGAAAAGGCTTTCCGCCATGCCGCCCTGCGGCGCCGGGCCCAGGATGCCCGCAGGGCTGCTGACGACCATCGCGCCAAACCCAACACTCCATAACAGATCAGAGCGACATCCGCAGGCCCTGAGCCCAATCCAGCGTGAACTCGAAACATAGTGTTACGGTTCGAAGGCTCTGTGTCCCCTGCGGATGTTCACGCTCGACAAAGCTCGTCAGATCTTCCCAGACACGTTGAGCGCTGGTGCAGTCCCGGCCATCACAGCCCGCTTCAAGCTGCTGAGCGCAGAGGACCAGTTGGCACTTATCTGGTTTGCCTATCTGGAA is a window of Synechococcus sp. A15-24 DNA encoding:
- a CDS encoding RNA-binding protein, giving the protein MTIFIGNLSWDAEREDLVHLFSQYGEVSKCSLPLDRETGRKRGFAFVDLANAADEKSAIDDLQDVEWMGRGITVRQAEPRR
- a CDS encoding DUF2811 domain-containing protein; the protein is MPPHVSVENQLPQDLCEAMGRFIESHPQWDQYRLVQVAIAGFLFQQGSQERMVAQHYLKGLFHHRPDPCQMALER
- a CDS encoding DCC1-like thiol-disulfide oxidoreductase family protein; this encodes MTLTLVYDGGCPFCRSFALRSELVGGIKELEIRDGRADNELRCRLQQQGYRLADGAMLLEGDTIWHGSAAIAELCRRMQPSDPLLLMMRQLFRDDGRAAGVYPSLLLARRLALTIQGKPVDPDVQPI
- a CDS encoding SDR family oxidoreductase, with translation MSGRFGVVGCGYVGSAVALHLRAQGYELTGTTTGPARLAELCDLVDHPRILRAGDSAADFSVFDDLDGVLIAMAPTTASYEEDQYRAVYGEAVPAIVKALRERPRQRPLHVSYLSSAGVYGDQCGAVTTELSSPDLSNSTNELLVQAENAVLGLNTPSIQTCVLRLGGIYGPGKDIPSFIRSASGQQVAKNGNHINAWVHLEDIVRGVEFALQRRLQGIYNLVDDLQLSRRELSNALCDEEGLPPVIWDNHDRPGARVFNARVSNARLLQMGFSLRTRSMLEPVAAC
- a CDS encoding DUF559 domain-containing protein yields the protein MAEWEQRFKGVDLQSEGHVRLCEALEAAGLLFSFEVHICIPEGATGTRRTLDLLVISPHGLLNVEIDGARHNKTKRRDKDYNRDRLLSRHLRTLRFTHDAVLSDPQAVARTIQIELEQDRRSLFQQLSGP